From the Theileria equi strain WA chromosome 4 map unlocalized gcontig_1105316255041, whole genome shotgun sequence genome, one window contains:
- a CDS encoding conserved hypothetical protein (encoded by transcript BEWA_045660A) — protein MATHLGRGGTRNRKRKREDEGIALDVSAPDSSLATTLVRRPYNIVTEIHKAREGYRISSVVESGAPIWTSSDGHSCDHVVVIVGENRAPTHLILYLTDGGFKQDCLYYEKRREWVGIQEEDFYGKFHAMVIMKLLALSISFDTRKKYNPKILYVNKSSKFPFAVYAPNSICRIKSVKNGTVIWNAGANDQGCIYASFYPRDTPTLAYLVIHSLGELKGLYYSKMSGSWKSVDKNEYLEDLAKAGFDRSKFSNRITLDISSVDNDLVYTYRYNVHENITYMYTTLPGFSLERIVDGVATIWKAKDTERCTYINVFAKKTGYLGLFMFTTDSTSCRKSLYFRKVGKEWKKVDRNGYYHILVNDDSSRYTHQGDGKIIMSSFKNRQGLRIATYASRVENAKGDFILVHGFRSSFMSEFGMFDMDWNLERFEYPSIPYVDGIFINHWDHLYQTSSSIARYKHLFNYTSLDGLDALEVLPEYIYNNSFIEALNRLGYNVYAMDLQSQGLSGSISDLRCYVNNFKDHVYDLMQFISIVKRGKFGDPNEQWDEEAVYENIPTNTKTFLLAHSMGGNIAVQAVQEFNKHAKEGAKLIDGLVGLSAMLNLDHHLNTPARRLLMKFSKLLEWLVPKTFNPCENIENYGESFDFIMRFMNPFHYSGKCAIKPYISLFTACDDVNREDNMVNYPKDLPTLFVHTRDDYVCGVQGPRDMMTRHLKGSKTAKLVELEGTCHYLNAYQSISSVMPHIDRWLEELSTKPSLSGNEVSTSGELRNQYYGDFEHLRVALMQ, from the coding sequence ATGGCTACTCATTTGGGAAGGGGTGGAACCCGTAACAGGAAACGCAAgagagaggatgaaggCATTGCCCTGGATGTTTCTGCCCCGGACTCTTCTCTTGCGACTACGCTGGTAAGGAGACCCTATAACATCGTTACGGAGATACACAAGGCAAGGGAGGGCTACAGGATATCCTCAGTGGTGGAGAGTGGAGCTCCCATTTGGACCTCTTCCGATGGCCATTCCTGTGACCACGTCGTCGTAATAGTTGGAGAAAACAGGGCACCGACCCATCTCATTCTCTATTTGACCGATGGAGGCTTTAAACAGGACTGTTTGTACTATGAAAAGAGAAGGGAATGGGTAGGCatccaggaagaagactttTACGGCAAATTCCATGCCATGGTTATCATGAAGCTACTTGCCCTTTCCATTTCATTTGACACGAGAAAAAAGTACAACCCAAAGATACTATACGTCAACAAGTCCTCCAAGTTCCCCTTTGCAGTATACGCTCCAAATAGTATATGTCGCATAAAAAGCGTCAAGAATGGCACCGTCATTTGGAATGCAGGTGCTAATGACCAAGGCTGCATATACGCCTCGTTTTATCCGAGGGATACTCCCACTTTGGCCTACCTGGTCATTCACTCTTTGGGTGAACTCAAGGGTCTCTACTACTCCAAGATGAGTGGGTCATGGAAGTCTGTTGACAAGAATGAGTATCTGGAGGACTTGGCCAAGGCTGGCTTTGACAGATCAAAGTTTAGCAACAGGATAACTCTGGACATATCCAGTGTAGACAATGATCTGGTCTACACTTATAGATACAATGTACATGAAAACATTACGTACATGTACACTACACTTCCTGGTTTTTCACTTGAGAGGATAGTTGATGGAGTCGCTACAATCTGGAAGGCCAAGGACACTGAACGATGCACTTACATCAATGTATTTGCTAAGAAGACGGGATATTTGGGGTTATTTATGTTTACGACTGACTCCACAAGCTGTCGTAAGAGTTTATACTTTAGAAAGGTTGGtaaggaatggaaaaagGTTGACAGGAATGGGTATTATCACATTCTCGTAAATGATGATTCTTCAAGGTATACCCACCAGGGTGACGGTAAAATCATCATGAGTAGCTTTAAGAATAGGCAAGGTCTACGGATTGCAACATATGCCTCCAGAGTTGAGAATGCCAAGGGAGACTTCATTTTGGTCCACGGATTCAGGTCATCTTTCATGTCAGAGTTTGGCATGTTTGACATGGACTGGAATTTGGAGCGGTTCGAATATCCGTCTATTCCCTACGTTGACGGGATCTTTATCAACCACTGGGACCACTTGTACCAAACTTCTTCGTCCATTGCAAGATATAAGCATCTCTTTAACTATACAAGTCTGGATGGGTTGGATGCCCTGGAGGTATTACCGGaatacatttacaacaacAGTTTCATAGAAGCCCTTAATAGGCTTGGCTACAACGTTTATGCAATGGACTTACAGTCCCAGGGTCTCTCTGGATCCATTAGCGATTTAAGATGCTATGTgaacaattttaaagacCATGTCTATGActtaatgcagtttataaGTATCGTCAAAAGAGGTAAATTTGGGGATCCTAATGAACAGTGGGATGAAGAAGCAGTTTACGAGAACATTCCTACAAATACAAAGACATTCCTTTTAGCTCACTCAATGGGAGGAAACATTGCAGTTCAAGCTGTGCAAGAATTTAACAAGCATGCAAAGGAGGGAGCAAAGCTTATAGACGGCCTTGTTGGTCTCTCGGCCATGCTTAATTTGGATCACCATTTAAACACCCCTGCGAGGAGACTATTGATGAAATTCTCCAAGCTATTAGAATGGCTAGTTCCAAAAACGTTCAATCCCTGCGAGAATATAGAAAACTATGGGGAGTCGTTTGACTTTATAATGAGATTTATGAACCCATTTCACTATTCCGGGAAATGCGCTATAAAGCCATATATATCACTATTTACTGCATGTGATGATGTTAACAGGGAGGACAATATGGTAAACTACCCGAAGGATTTGCCGACGCTATTTGTGCATACTAGAGACGATTACGTTTGTGGAGTCCAGGGCCCTAGGGACATGATGACTAGGCATTTAAAGGGGAGCAAAACGGCCAAACTTGTCGAACTAGAGGGAACATGTCACTATTTAAACGCTTACCAATCGATATCCAGCGTCATGCCGCATATCGACAGATGGCTAGAGGAACTGTCTACAAAACCATcactttctggaaatgaagTTTCAACCTCTGGCGAGTTAAGAAATCAATACTATGGCGATTTTGAGCATCTCAGAGTTGCCTTAATGCAGTAA